A segment of the Methanomassiliicoccaceae archaeon DOK genome:
TCCATGCCGCCGACCAGGTCCATCAGGGGCGTGTAGAGTCCTATCGCGAGGAGGATCGCCGCTCCGCTGAGGCCGGGCACGATCTTGGACAGCGCGATGACGACCCCGACCACGAAGAGCAGAGCCATGTCGACCATGTCGAGGTCGATGAGCGACACGTCGGAGTCGGAGGAGCCGACGAACAGGAACGCGATCATCACCAGGAACCCGACGACGCATGCGACGGCGTTCCAGGCCGTGGGCTTCTCATCGCCGTCTCCGTTGGCCAGACCGCGGATGTCGGGGATCTGGTACAGGATCAGGGCCGCGAAGAAGAACATCATGGGGATCTCCCAGTTCTGCAGCAGCGCGTCTATGCCCACCGCGCACACCAGGAGCCCGATGACGACACCGATGCCGAGGGGCACGATGAAGCGGAGGTCCCTGAGGAGCTTCCCCCTTATGTCGGCAATGTCGGCTATGAGCCTCTCGTACACCCCGAAGATGACGGCGATGATCCCGCCGCTCGCCCCCGGCATCATGGACATTATCCCGATCAGGGTCCCGACCAGGAGGTCCTTCAAGCCTCTGCCGACCATGGGATGTCCCATCGGCTACACCTATATAACGAAGATGAACGGACGTCCCGAAAACTCATTATCGGCGTACCGCCATCCACGTCCAGCATGGCAGACATAATGATACGCAAGAGGAAGAGGATGAGGAGCAAGGAGGTCAAGGCCCTCGCCAAGGAGATCGAGGACGTCATGGGCGTCCCGGTTTTCTCCGAGGAGGACGGGGTCGACATGGCCGAGAGCACCGATTACAACCTCATCTTCGTCAAGAGCGACATCCTCGGGCTGGTCTACGAAGGCAAGCCTTTCCTGACCATCAGGGGCATACTGAAGTACAGGCCCGACAGGAGGGCGGTGACGGTCGACATGGGCGCTGTGCCCTACGTCACCAACGGCGCCGACGTCATGGGCCCCGGCATCACCGCCGCCGACCCTGACATCGCGGAGGGCGACATGGTCTGGATCAGGGACGCCAGGAACGGCGCGCCTCTGGCCGTCGGGGTCGCCCTGCGCTCGGGCGAGGCCCTCGCCTCCAAGGAGCCGGGCAAGGCCATCAAGACGATCCACTTCGTGGGCGACAAGCTCTGGAAGACCGGTGAGTGAATGCAGAGGTCCAAGGTCGTCCAGGACCCCGTCCATGGGAGCATCGAGGTGGACGGCGTCTTCCTGGACGTCATGGACCGCCACGAGATGCAGAGGCTCAGGTCTGTCAGGCAGCTGGGCCTCGGCAACCTGGTGTTCCCGGCGGCGAACCACACGAGGTTCGAGCACTGCCTCGGGACATACCACCTCGCGGGCAGGATGGCCGACGCCATAGGCCTCGGCCGCGAGGACTCGGACGCCGTCCGCATGGCGGGCATGCTGCACGACATCTGCCACCCGCCGTTCTCCCACGCCCTAGAGCCCATAATGGAGGAGGCCACGGGTCTGGACCACATGGAGCTCGCCAGGGCTTTGATAATGGGCGACATCCCCGACCACCTCCCCGAGTACGACGACATCCTGGGGGGACGTCCGACCATCGCCGAGACGATCGAGGCCGAGGGGATATCCGCAGAGGCCGTTTGCGGCATCATCGCGTACCCGGAGTCCACCGGCGAGGAGGCCCTGGACCGCTTCTGGAACAAGCACGAGTACTTCCCGTCCAAGGACTACGCCCACCAGATCATACACGGCCCGGTGGACGCCGACCAGATGGACTACCTGATGAGGGACGCCCATCACACGGGGGTCTCCCACGGGAGCATAGACTCCGAGAGGCTTATCAAGACGATGATGGTCCAGAACGACCGCATCGTCCTGCGCAGGGGAGGCATCACCGCCGCGGAGGGGCTGATGGTCTCCCGTTCCCTGATGTACACCACAGTGTACTTCCACGAGACCGTCCGCATAGCCCAGAGGATGCTGACCAAGGCGGTGGAGAACTCCGGTCTGGACCTGTCCGACATGTACCTGAAGGGGGACGCGGACCTGATGGCCATGGTCGAGACGTCGGGAGGGAAGCCGGCCCGCAGCATGCGCAGGATAAAGGCCAGGATGCTGGACAAGAAGGCGTTCGCCGTCTACAGCGACGACATGACCGAGGAGAAGGCAGAGGTCCTGCTAGAGTACACCGGGCGCGAGGGCGCGAGGAGACTGGAGCAGGAGGTGGCGGACACCGCGGGAGTCGACGTGTTCACGGTCGGCGCGGAGGTGACCTCCAGGTCGAACCTCCAGGGCAGGATGAAGATCGGCAAGACCGACGTGGCCATCGCGGACGACGGCGGCAGGATAAAGTCCCTGGCGAAGTTCTCGCCGATAGCCAGGTCCCTCCAGGCTAGGGACCCGTACGGATGGGCGGTGCTGATCTCGGCACCGAAGGAGGACAGGGACGCGGTCCGCAGGGCCGCATCCAAGGTCCTCGGTTTCTGAGTCACCCCTTTATGACGCCGATGGGCGTCAGCTTGGCGACCTTGGCGGTAAGTCCCGCGTCGCAGACGACCTTGATGACCTCGTCGACGTCCTTGTAGGCTTCGGGGGCCTCCTCCAGGACACCCTCGAGGGAGCCGTTCCTCAGGTAGACGCCCTTGTCGGACATCTCCTTCATGACGCCGTCGACGGTCAGGCTGCTGATCGCGGCCTTCCTGGACAGCTTCCTCCCCGCTCCGTGGCAGGAGGAGCCGAACGTCTGCTCCATCGAGCCCCTCCTTCCGGCCAGCACGTAGGTGCCGACGCTCATGTCGCCGGGGATGATGACGGGCTGCCCGACGTCGCGGTACTTCATTGTGATCTCGGACCTGCCTGGGGCGAACGCGCGTGTTGCGCCCTTCCTGTGGACGAGGACGTCCGCGTGGTGGCGGTCGATGTCGTGCCTCTCCTTCTTGGCGATGTTGTGCGCGACGTCGTAGACGACGTCCATGCCC
Coding sequences within it:
- a CDS encoding HD domain-containing protein; translated protein: MQRSKVVQDPVHGSIEVDGVFLDVMDRHEMQRLRSVRQLGLGNLVFPAANHTRFEHCLGTYHLAGRMADAIGLGREDSDAVRMAGMLHDICHPPFSHALEPIMEEATGLDHMELARALIMGDIPDHLPEYDDILGGRPTIAETIEAEGISAEAVCGIIAYPESTGEEALDRFWNKHEYFPSKDYAHQIIHGPVDADQMDYLMRDAHHTGVSHGSIDSERLIKTMMVQNDRIVLRRGGITAAEGLMVSRSLMYTTVYFHETVRIAQRMLTKAVENSGLDLSDMYLKGDADLMAMVETSGGKPARSMRRIKARMLDKKAFAVYSDDMTEEKAEVLLEYTGREGARRLEQEVADTAGVDVFTVGAEVTSRSNLQGRMKIGKTDVAIADDGGRIKSLAKFSPIARSLQARDPYGWAVLISAPKEDRDAVRRAASKVLGF
- a CDS encoding DUF368 domain-containing protein, which gives rise to MVGRGLKDLLVGTLIGIMSMMPGASGGIIAVIFGVYERLIADIADIRGKLLRDLRFIVPLGIGVVIGLLVCAVGIDALLQNWEIPMMFFFAALILYQIPDIRGLANGDGDEKPTAWNAVACVVGFLVMIAFLFVGSSDSDVSLIDLDMVDMALLFVVGVVIALSKIVPGLSGAAILLAIGLYTPLMDLVGGMDMSVIADRAVAIVPIGLGIVVGAIGLAKVVDHFMRNNRRSTYYCILGMTAGSVVTVTVQALQGLDGTTMVAASLVGIVIGLAFGHVLRKVSARYADETISSEPGSAENR
- a CDS encoding RNA-binding protein, with the protein product MADIMIRKRKRMRSKEVKALAKEIEDVMGVPVFSEEDGVDMAESTDYNLIFVKSDILGLVYEGKPFLTIRGILKYRPDRRAVTVDMGAVPYVTNGADVMGPGITAADPDIAEGDMVWIRDARNGAPLAVGVALRSGEALASKEPGKAIKTIHFVGDKLWKTGE